aaaatcatCAAAGATTCTCCCGAAGATTTTTCACCATTGAATAAGAAAAATATTTCTCTGAATGATAAAAACCCTTATTTCAACCTAATGTTCATAAGCGATAACAAAAATGCTAAATATTAGtggtcacaaaaaaataaattgaagatAAGTAACAGCTGTTTAATTGGCTCATACCGACAATGCTAAACTGTATCTGGTTGTTAAGGTCCAAAAATACCCCAGTCATAAATGGGTTAAATCTTctggaaaaaaatgtgatttgagCCCGATGTGGTCTTGTCTATACAGATATTTGTATAGGCCGCCATATCTATGTATGGTCCCTGCACGGTAGCCAATATGTAACGCAAACACCACCTCCAAGTAGAAGCAGGCCTTGGAAAGCCAACACCCAGGGACCCCTTCACCATAATCGACCACAAAGTAGGCAATGTTTTGCCTGGTAAGGGAGCCCAGAAATTCTATGGGTCACCCTAATTTATCGGGATGCTGTATGCAATATTTACCTAGAGTTTTATTACTAGACTCTAAACACTATATACTGGACACTGGGGGACTGTATCTGTCTACTTGATGGTTACTTATAAGGATGATGTAAGTTAAAGGGAACATTGCCAATAGGACAGAAGAATACGCATTCCTGATTAGATTATTTAAAGTGATACTTTTCACCGTAATCAGAGGATATTTTCTATTATCAAAGACATAACGTGTTTACACGAATAGAAGAGGATTGAAAGCCATGAATTGGTTCAGCCTTCCTCAACACGGAAGTGATTAACTATTAACATTACAGAGATTGTCAGTAAGTGCTCAATTATGTATGGACCCTGAGGAAGACTCCATTCATGGTTGTAACGGATTATAGTGTTCAGTTCACTCCAATAGTAAAAACAAAGGTGGTGATTATATACGGATGTATACACCATTGCCAGTAGTTCACTAGAATGGTTGATTGTCCTCACAATGTAGAATCCTCCGTCCATCCCAAACTTCATATCAAAGCCTGACAACACTAGAAGCTTCATTACTCCTTTTATTGCTCTTGGAAAGTAGCCACAGGATGAGCAGATATCGAAATTCTGTACTGTCCAGAGACCCACCCAGCAAGGCGGGCTGCAAACACCCGACTTCACTCCACGTAAGGTTGTTTTTATGAGTACACGTGAACCCAAACATCTACTACACTGATCTGTTGCACCAGTCAAATAGCCACTTTCCTATTGTAATTTTGCACCATGCCCACCTATTTTTTGAGAACCCAATGGTGGATGTTCATTATGAAACCATACATAAAGCCCGAGTCAGTGATGGTCTTCGAGCACAACAGCCCCTGCTGGATATATCGTCCCCAGCCAGTATTTCATTGTCTGAACCCTCGTCCAGGTCACAGGTTGAGCTCATCTCTGCCCAGGCCTCCTCCGTGGCTTCTACTGTCCATATGGGAATGCTGACTTTCATCTGCATGTCATGAAGCATCCTTTCCACATGCTCGATCTGACCAGCCAGATCCGGGGAGCAGGGTCTCTCAGCTCTTTGGGGGTTCTCCCGTACTCTGCTGCTGCTTGGCGACTTTACGTTACGTGCTCTATAAGCAACTTCTGATGTTTTACCTATTACCCCTGTGTTGACCAGTCTCTTTCGTCGGCCGTGCATAGGAAAGAGTTGGCAAAGGTGGTGTGCTTTACACAAATCTTGTTGGAAGAGCTCCAGGGTGGAGAGGAATAGTACCCAGGTTCGCTCTAGCTCCACTCTGTCACCTCGAGTCACCTCTCGCTCCATCAACAGGACCATCAATGCATTCATCAGATCTGTTGGTGAATGTAGAAAGAGATCAGattatatgtacaaaaaaaacaacatatcctTCAATATAATCAGATTTCACTTCTGCCAGTCACACTTATGATGAATCCATATTTCTTCTTGTCTCAAAAAGGTAGACGACAAGACTGTTGTACATGGGCATGAGCCAAAATCTGTCTCAATGGATACCACATAATGTCCACAAAACGAAGCGACTTTATAAACAATATTAAGGATATTCTATTATTTGATTGTCCGGTGTATATTCTGACCACATCACAACCATATACAATGTATGTCCCGGAGGTAGCCAGTGTGGTGAAACCCTGAGCCAGGCTACCGGTAGCAGTAGACTTTTTTTATCAAGATTTTGGACCATCTTGTTGGTCTTTCATCCTCCGTTGTCTAGTTTGAAAAGCATGCATTTATTTTTGGATTATAGCTAAGGCTTCGTTCCGTCAGCTTCCcgccggaacggagccctgactgacacaaacagaaaccgtcGGTTTctgttaccattgatttcaatggtgacggatccggtgccaatggtttcagtttgtctcggttgtgcaagggttccgtcattctaACTggatgaatagcgtagtctactacagtATTCATctggtcaaaacaatggaacccttgcacaaccgagacaaacaaaccattggcaatggatccgtcacca
The genomic region above belongs to Rhinoderma darwinii isolate aRhiDar2 chromosome 13, aRhiDar2.hap1, whole genome shotgun sequence and contains:
- the LOC142665914 gene encoding regulator of G-protein signaling 9-binding protein-like, producing MSAQEGASPAPARLHPIARTLTLRGRRGHTSESSNHGAVADCKKGHNSLNKVTACYRQLVMCVGGTSDCPRLREELEESRKKAFELSTDLMNALMVLLMEREVTRGDRVELERTWVLFLSTLELFQQDLCKAHHLCQLFPMHGRRKRLVNTGVIGKTSEVAYRARNVKSPSSSRVRENPQRAERPCSPDLAGQIEHVERMLHDMQMKVSIPIWTVEATEEAWAEMSSTCDLDEGSDNEILAGDDISSRGCCARRPSLTRALCMVS